One region of uncultured Methanolobus sp. genomic DNA includes:
- a CDS encoding PKD domain-containing protein — translation MDRRLFLPVVIMFLSVLLLGGLISYQAGSAQESPEENPAPVIGEKETVVQDSPKASAQEPEEKTNTSIKEAPASTPTFMGMGGGGTPKTSSTETGNPVTKEEGVVVADFDYTVDGLNVTFNDNSQNASSWYWDFGDNTNSTAQDPVHEYAVVANYTVTLTAYGEDELKNSSIVNYVDLIQASEEEEEGSEEVIVVAEFDYTVDDFNVTFTDMSENASSWYWDFGDDTSSTAQNPVHEYAVASIYTVTLTAYGEDELNNDSVECNIDLTGKENEDEKNPPVTQEVPEFPTIAIPMVAIIGMAFIFSRRQ, via the coding sequence ATGGACAGACGATTATTTTTGCCCGTTGTAATTATGTTTCTTTCAGTTCTGTTGCTTGGAGGACTGATAAGTTACCAGGCGGGTTCAGCACAGGAATCTCCCGAAGAGAATCCTGCTCCGGTTATCGGAGAAAAGGAAACTGTCGTTCAGGACAGTCCAAAAGCAAGTGCTCAGGAACCTGAAGAAAAGACTAACACATCAATAAAAGAAGCTCCTGCTTCAACACCTACGTTTATGGGCATGGGTGGTGGCGGTACTCCAAAAACTTCCAGCACTGAAACTGGAAATCCTGTGACGAAAGAAGAAGGAGTTGTTGTAGCTGACTTTGATTATACTGTTGATGGTCTTAATGTGACTTTCAATGATAATTCTCAGAATGCTTCTTCCTGGTACTGGGACTTTGGAGACAATACTAATTCCACAGCTCAGGATCCAGTGCACGAATATGCTGTTGTTGCTAACTATACAGTCACTTTGACTGCATACGGAGAAGATGAACTGAAAAATTCCTCAATAGTAAATTATGTTGATCTTATTCAGGCCAGTGAAGAAGAGGAAGAAGGTAGTGAAGAGGTCATTGTAGTGGCAGAATTTGATTACACTGTTGACGATTTTAATGTGACCTTTACTGACATGTCAGAGAATGCTTCTTCCTGGTACTGGGACTTTGGAGATGATACCAGTTCCACAGCTCAGAATCCAGTGCACGAATATGCTGTTGCCAGTATCTATACTGTTACTTTGACTGCATACGGAGAAGACGAATTAAACAATGATTCAGTAGAATGTAATATTGATCTTACTGGAAAAGAAAACGAGGATGAAAAGAACCCTCCTGTAACTCAGGAAGTTCCTGAATTCCCAACCATTGCAATTCCAATGGTAGCGATCATTGGTATGGCTTTCATCTTCAGCAGAAGGCAGTAA
- a CDS encoding DUF366 family protein, translated as MECLILDKKTDYDGSQISSLWAYNLADIQEDSIIVFRGGCDVKIEHMIDLEDKKQGDMIFSTDMVHFIIEHFDSTDLKLIYARQRLFTAIVKEILSEYRNDIVRQGDDLFVDSKKLTVSIASTSAISQKIHFGINVVHDFYGSFEDLGLGSDDVADVMEKIAKRYYNEFIDIEKDLRKSRTLDVI; from the coding sequence ATGGAATGCTTAATTCTTGATAAAAAGACAGATTATGACGGTAGTCAGATTTCATCCCTCTGGGCTTACAATCTTGCAGACATCCAGGAAGATTCCATCATAGTTTTCAGAGGTGGGTGCGATGTTAAGATAGAGCACATGATCGACCTTGAGGACAAAAAACAGGGAGACATGATATTTTCCACTGATATGGTTCATTTTATCATCGAGCATTTTGATTCAACCGATCTGAAACTCATATATGCAAGACAACGCCTGTTCACTGCAATAGTTAAAGAGATTCTCTCAGAATATCGTAATGATATTGTCAGACAGGGTGACGACCTTTTTGTAGATAGCAAAAAGCTTACAGTATCCATTGCAAGCACATCAGCAATTTCACAGAAAATCCATTTTGGGATTAATGTTGTCCATGATTTCTATGGCAGTTTTGAAGACCTCGGACTTGGCAGTGATGATGTTGCAGATGTAATGGAAAAAATAGCAAAGCGATACTATAATGAATTCATTGATATCGAGAAAGACCTCAGGAAATCCAGGACATTGGATGTGATATGA
- a CDS encoding thioredoxin domain-containing protein — MNKNYNGQNEGYNRLKEEKSPYLLQHSQNPVDWYPWKDEAFKKAKEDDKPIFLSIGYSTCHWCHVMEKESFENNSVAELLNGSFVSVKVDREERPDIDNIYMAVCQAITGRGGWPLTIIMTPDKKPFYAATYLSREGRYGMPGMLELLPAISRLWKNKRYELLNSAEGIINAVSENSNEGNKNDQYANKDLPNKTFDQLYSIFDEEYAGFGRAPKFPSPHHLTFLLRYWKRTGNAIALEMVERTLEAVYMGGIYDHIGHGIHRYSTDRQWLVPHFEKMLYDQAMIVIALAETYQATANPEYKRTAKEILSYLERDMTSYDGGFYSAEDADSEGEEGKFYLWTTSEIKELLENEDADIFMKVFNIRNEGNFTEEHSNIPTGRNIPHMTESMRDICSWNKEQGEYIAVSVEKARKKLFNAREKRVHPSKDDKILTDWNGMTIAAFCKAAQAFDDENYVRTAIKAAEFFMENMTDTDGKMKHRYRDGEVAIDAFLEDYAFFTWGLIELYQTTFDIKYLEHTLKLTDYLIDRFYDTENGGFFHTSDEAEEMIFRSKGVYDGAIPSGNSVTAMNLLRLAKITGNSEFEELADRTLRAFAEKVSSAPAGYTQFMSAVDLALNSSVEIVIAGEKDDSGTMEIVRFINERFIPEKVLLLKNEDDSDRIVEIAPYTKDMVMADNKTTVYMCQDHNCKLPSNDTEKIKEQIDALSHI, encoded by the coding sequence GTGAATAAGAATTACAATGGGCAGAATGAGGGATACAACCGACTAAAAGAAGAAAAAAGTCCTTATCTTTTACAACATTCGCAAAACCCAGTTGACTGGTATCCCTGGAAGGATGAAGCTTTTAAAAAAGCAAAAGAAGATGATAAGCCAATATTCCTTTCTATAGGCTACTCGACATGTCATTGGTGTCATGTAATGGAAAAGGAGTCCTTTGAAAACAACTCCGTGGCAGAACTGCTGAATGGATCTTTCGTTTCTGTAAAGGTTGATCGTGAAGAAAGGCCGGACATAGATAATATATACATGGCAGTATGCCAGGCAATAACCGGTAGAGGAGGATGGCCCCTTACGATTATTATGACACCGGACAAAAAGCCTTTCTATGCTGCCACCTACCTCTCCAGGGAGGGCAGATATGGAATGCCAGGGATGCTTGAACTGCTGCCTGCCATATCCCGGCTCTGGAAAAATAAAAGATATGAACTTCTCAATAGTGCGGAAGGCATAATAAATGCGGTTTCAGAGAACAGCAATGAAGGAAATAAAAATGATCAATATGCCAATAAGGATTTGCCCAACAAAACATTTGATCAGCTCTATAGTATTTTTGATGAAGAATACGCCGGTTTTGGCAGAGCCCCTAAATTTCCCTCGCCGCACCACCTGACTTTTCTCCTGCGGTACTGGAAAAGGACTGGTAATGCAATCGCTCTGGAAATGGTTGAAAGAACACTTGAAGCAGTGTATATGGGTGGAATATACGACCATATAGGCCATGGTATTCACCGATATTCTACAGACAGGCAATGGTTAGTACCTCATTTTGAGAAAATGCTATACGACCAGGCCATGATAGTTATTGCCCTGGCAGAAACATATCAGGCAACTGCAAACCCCGAGTACAAGAGAACTGCAAAGGAGATATTGAGCTATCTTGAAAGAGATATGACCTCATATGATGGAGGATTTTATTCCGCAGAGGATGCTGATAGTGAAGGAGAGGAAGGAAAATTCTATCTATGGACAACGTCAGAGATTAAAGAGCTGCTTGAAAATGAGGATGCTGATATTTTCATGAAAGTCTTCAACATCAGAAACGAAGGTAACTTTACAGAAGAACACAGCAATATTCCGACAGGAAGAAACATTCCCCACATGACCGAAAGTATGCGGGATATCTGTTCGTGGAACAAAGAACAGGGAGAATACATCGCAGTATCTGTTGAAAAGGCCAGAAAAAAGCTGTTCAATGCACGTGAAAAAAGAGTCCATCCATCTAAAGATGATAAAATTCTCACTGACTGGAACGGGATGACCATCGCAGCATTCTGTAAAGCTGCACAGGCATTTGATGACGAAAACTACGTCAGAACAGCAATTAAAGCTGCAGAATTCTTTATGGAAAATATGACAGATACCGATGGAAAAATGAAGCACAGGTATCGCGATGGAGAAGTTGCCATTGATGCCTTCCTTGAAGATTATGCTTTTTTTACCTGGGGACTGATCGAACTTTACCAGACAACTTTTGATATAAAGTATCTGGAACATACCCTGAAACTAACTGACTATCTCATAGACCGTTTTTATGACACTGAAAATGGGGGATTCTTTCACACATCAGATGAAGCAGAAGAAATGATATTCCGAAGCAAGGGAGTTTATGATGGTGCAATACCTTCCGGGAATTCTGTAACGGCCATGAATCTGCTGAGGTTGGCAAAGATAACAGGCAATTCTGAATTTGAGGAACTGGCCGACAGGACTCTCCGGGCTTTTGCGGAAAAGGTCAGCTCTGCGCCTGCAGGATATACACAATTCATGTCAGCCGTGGACCTGGCACTTAACAGTTCAGTAGAAATTGTAATTGCCGGAGAAAAGGACGACAGCGGTACCATGGAAATTGTACGTTTTATCAATGAAAGATTCATTCCTGAAAAAGTGCTGCTGCTGAAAAATGAAGACGATTCTGACAGGATCGTCGAAATAGCACCATATACAAAAGATATGGTGATGGCAGACAATAAAACAACTGTATACATGTGCCAGGATCACAACTGCAAACTCCCGTCCAATGATACGGAAAAGATAAAAGAGCAGATAGATGCGCTGTCTCATATCTAA
- the queC gene encoding 7-cyano-7-deazaguanine synthase QueC — MTAIALLSSGLDSVTSVAAVLEKTDVKMALIFNYGQRAVEREIQNSIKICEHFGLDYRILDITWMQEITNTSLVNTDTDVPKLSMEEISDDADPSITVESANAVWVPNRNGILINIAAAYAESMDCEYVVVGFNKEEAVTFPDNSLEFITAIDDSLSYSTQNGVKVLAPLIGMDKKEIVSRAIELKAPLEYSWSCYHGADAPCGECESCTRRRRAFEAAGIKDPLLVRLGKE; from the coding sequence ATTACTGCAATTGCTTTGTTAAGTAGTGGTCTTGATTCAGTGACTTCCGTTGCGGCAGTCCTTGAAAAGACTGATGTAAAAATGGCCCTTATATTCAATTACGGACAGCGTGCTGTCGAGCGTGAAATCCAGAATTCCATAAAAATATGTGAGCATTTTGGACTGGATTATCGTATCCTCGATATTACCTGGATGCAGGAGATCACCAATACTTCACTTGTGAACACAGATACCGACGTTCCAAAACTCAGCATGGAAGAGATATCCGACGATGCTGATCCTTCCATTACAGTTGAGTCAGCTAACGCTGTATGGGTCCCTAACAGGAATGGTATTCTCATAAACATTGCAGCAGCTTATGCAGAAAGCATGGACTGTGAATATGTGGTTGTAGGCTTCAACAAAGAAGAAGCTGTCACGTTCCCTGATAATTCCCTGGAATTTATAACTGCAATTGATGATTCACTTTCGTATTCAACACAGAATGGCGTAAAAGTGCTTGCACCGCTTATTGGAATGGATAAGAAAGAGATAGTTTCCAGAGCCATTGAACTGAAAGCTCCTCTGGAATATAGCTGGAGTTGTTATCATGGTGCTGATGCTCCGTGTGGTGAATGTGAAAGTTGTACCAGAAGGAGAAGAGCTTTTGAAGCTGCAGGTATCAAAGACCCTCTGCTTGTAAGGCTTGGTAAGGAATAG
- a CDS encoding 7-carboxy-7-deazaguanine synthase QueE, with the protein MQTSLSEVFCSVQGEGPYVGCRQAFVRFTGCNLKCNYCDTPVEATKVCRFEAVPGSDEFQEVDNPLSSEKVSEMINSYSGLHSVSLTGGEPLMHADFINMLETETPLYLESNMTLPRMAKKVKNKISYVSGDVKLLPPELLEDTELHLESTIECFRTLKETKDRDCFCKIVVTKDTHGDDIEGVVGAISGYISCLVLQPVTQKAMQPKPGFLLKLQESFLDDIDTRIIPQTHKMWGCL; encoded by the coding sequence ATGCAGACTTCACTGAGTGAAGTGTTCTGTTCAGTACAGGGAGAAGGTCCATATGTTGGATGCAGACAGGCTTTTGTCCGGTTTACCGGATGCAACCTGAAATGCAATTATTGCGACACTCCTGTTGAGGCTACAAAAGTTTGCAGGTTTGAAGCTGTTCCGGGATCTGATGAGTTTCAGGAGGTTGACAATCCCCTGAGTTCTGAAAAGGTCAGTGAGATGATAAATTCTTACTCTGGTTTACACTCTGTGTCCCTTACAGGTGGAGAACCACTCATGCATGCAGACTTCATCAATATGCTTGAAACTGAAACTCCACTATATCTGGAGTCGAATATGACACTTCCCCGTATGGCCAAAAAGGTGAAGAATAAAATATCCTATGTTTCAGGTGATGTGAAGTTGTTGCCACCTGAATTGCTTGAAGATACAGAACTGCATCTTGAAAGTACCATTGAGTGCTTCAGGACGCTTAAAGAAACTAAAGACAGGGACTGTTTCTGTAAGATCGTTGTGACAAAGGACACACATGGAGATGATATTGAAGGTGTTGTGGGAGCTATCTCCGGCTATATCTCCTGTTTGGTATTACAACCGGTGACACAGAAAGCTATGCAGCCAAAACCAGGATTTCTGCTGAAATTACAGGAATCTTTCCTTGATGATATTGATACGCGAATAATACCTCAGACACATAAGATGTGGGGTTGTTTATAA